TTCGACCGCAGTCAGAACTTCGTCGCGGAAGACTCTCAGCTCAGGACGCTCCGGGCCGGCAATTTTGAAGCCGCTCGGGGTGTAGGTCGGGCGTTCGGTGGTCAGGGCGAGACCATCGAGTTCCCACTTCTGGCGGCCTCCGTCGAGCAGTTTCACCTTGTCGAAACCCCGATACTTGAGCAGCCAGTACGCATACGCGGCGAACCAGTTGTTGTTGCCGCTGTAGAGAACGACGGTAGTGTCGGCTCCGACGCCGGCCGCTGCCAACAATGAGCTGAAACCGTCCTGGTCGAGGTAGTCGCGGCGGGTTTCGTGGTGCAGGTCCGTGGACCAGCTCCAGGCAATCGCCCCGGGGATGTGGCTTTCTTCGTACAGCGAGGTGTCTTCGTCCACCTCGATGATCCGGATGGTGTCGTCGCCGAGGTGATCGGACAACCAGGCGGTGTCAACGAGGGCATGATGATCGGTATAGGGCATGTTTGGTCGGCTCCTTCGATGTGGG
The Acidimicrobiia bacterium genome window above contains:
- a CDS encoding sulfurtransferase, producing the protein MPYTDHHALVDTAWLSDHLGDDTIRIIEVDEDTSLYEESHIPGAIAWSWSTDLHHETRRDYLDQDGFSSLLAAAGVGADTTVVLYSGNNNWFAAYAYWLLKYRGFDKVKLLDGGRQKWELDGLALTTERPTYTPSGFKIAGPERPELRVFRDEVLTAVESATFIDVRSPEEFSGKKLAPDHLPQEQPYVGGHIPGAKNVPWSRAANEDGTFKRVAELQAIYGDAGVTDTTETIAYCRIGERSSHTWFVLHELLGHRNAKNYDGSWTEYGSLVNVPVVVGS